The window TTAAAGGTAGTTTTTCGGACTTCTTTTGTTTTTCGGATAATTCTCTGAACTTGGCAATGTCCACGACCTTATCATTGGGAGAATATACCAGCTCATGATCCAAACCTTTTGCAACGAATAGAATATCTCCTTTTTCCAAATGGATCAGTTTGCCTTTGATCCTTGCATAACAAGAACCTTGGGAAAGAATATGGAATCCTCCGCTCCTTTCACAAGGAAAACGAAATCCCCAAGGTTTATACAGGGAAGTTCTGGCGAGTAGATCCGCTTTCCAGCCTGCATTTGTCAATATTTCCGAAAGAATGTCCATATTTTAAGAATAAACTATAATATCCAAAAGTCGATTCCTTTATACTCTTGGATATGTTTTTTAGATCCTGAGACATAGCCTAAATCCAGAACATCTTGTATCATTTAAAGTTACAGGAGAATAGATCAAATGAAAATTTTCGTTTATGGTGGAGCTGGGCAGATCTCCAGTTCGGTAATTTCTAAACTATTGGATTTAGGTCATGAAGTATATGCAGGCACCAGAAAACCTGAAGCAGGCAAAAAACTTCCGGGACTAACCTGGGTATTTGCGGATGCTACCCAGCCTACAAAAGGAATAGAAGTTTTGGAAAAAGTGGAGAGAGCCTTCTTCATTTCTCCCCCTGGATACACGGACCAATATTCAGTATTAAACCCTTGGTTCGAAAAAGCCAAAACTTCTTCTTTAAAGAAGGTAGTTTTAATGAGCGCAATGGGAGTGGACTTTGCTCCTCCCGAGGCCCCGTTCAGAAAATTAGAGATCAGTTTGGAAAACTCGGGAGTTCCTTTTACTATCTTAAGACCGAATTGGTTCATGCAGAACTTCCAAACATATTGGCTTTCCGGAATATTAAAAGATAAGAAGATATTCTTCCCTGCCGGAAATGCAAAGACCAGCTTTATCCATACGGATGATATATCATCCTCGGTAGTTTCCGCTCTTTTGAATGATCAGTTCAACGGAAAAGGGATCACATTAACCGGAAAAGAAGCTCTCACTCATGAAGAAGTAGCTGAAAAAATTTCTAAACATACCGGCCTAAAGATAAGTTACGCAGATATCAGCCCGGAGGAATTTAAGACAGGTCTTTTACAAGCAGGTG of the Leptospira dzoumogneensis genome contains:
- a CDS encoding NmrA family NAD(P)-binding protein; its protein translation is MKIFVYGGAGQISSSVISKLLDLGHEVYAGTRKPEAGKKLPGLTWVFADATQPTKGIEVLEKVERAFFISPPGYTDQYSVLNPWFEKAKTSSLKKVVLMSAMGVDFAPPEAPFRKLEISLENSGVPFTILRPNWFMQNFQTYWLSGILKDKKIFFPAGNAKTSFIHTDDISSSVVSALLNDQFNGKGITLTGKEALTHEEVAEKISKHTGLKISYADISPEEFKTGLLQAGVPEDYASFMVFIAGALKEGHSSPILNTVREITGKDPISFDEYAEQNKKVWLN